ttttttctttttttaatttctatatttttatttatttatatgagaAACAATAATAGAATATATTAAGATAAGTAACAAGATGTATAATAGAAGGATGCGGAATCCTCTCAAAAAAACTACACAAAAAGTATGGACCTCCGAAGTACTAAGTAAATCTATACAATTGTAAGGTGCCACAACCCATATGGGAATATATAAATACCAATCACTCCTTGCTAGCTTGGCTAGCACACCCTTGGAACCACACACCGACATCCAACCAAGTCGAATCACATTAAGGGGGTATATCCTTGAAAGTTGTGGTACAAGAGGCTCAAAAGAAGCCAAAGAAATGGATGATATCCTAAAGAGTCTCTGAATTTCTTGCTTTGTCCTAAAAACCCCTAATGTTTCCCGCCCCACAATCCACATCAAAGCAAGACAAGTGGTTTCCCACAAAACCTGGCCTATAATGGATCTTCCTAACTCTTTATATGAGATGATCATCATGTCACATATACCCCTAGGAGGAACCCAATCTAGATGAGCCAATTTGAATACTCTATGCCATAGTCTCAAAGTCAAAGGACAATGTAAGAAAAGATGATCTATCGATTTATCCCTCTCCATGCAGaacaaacaaatatcaagactgaggattttttaggatcTTCTTAACTATAACATGTCATTGttgtttaccttcttgtgtgccattAACCAAGCAAAGGACTTGACCTTCAATGGGACTTgtgatttccaaacaaaattagtaGGGAATAATGGAATGGGATCAGCATGTTGGACAAGactaaaaagaaagattttattgtAGATAAacttgaagaagataaagaccaagcTCTTGCATTTGGAACAAATAGAGATAAATGCAAATGAGAAAAAGAGGATATATGTCTTTCAAGATCTCTtatctcaaaataaaaaataaaaaataaaaaaggttatGAAAGAAGTTTAAATTCTGATAAAAAAGGTTGAcctaaaaattgatgaaataataaGGTTTTAAACTATGACAATTCTGAATAAACTTGAGAATTGAGAACACAAAGGACGATCTCCCCGTCACAAGTTGTGCATCATGCATATTTTTTACCATACAAACTTATGGCTAGGTGATACATGGTTTTCTTCCTTCCCCCCCTCCCTCCtctatttttcttgattttagaCTTCACAAATGGGATTAGGGATTAGAGGATGTTTAGACCCAGGAGATATTTGAGATCCGTTTTAGCTTTGTGGGGCATTTGTTATGGTATCAAAGATACATTTCAGTTCCTGACAGCAGATGGGGttctaataatagaaaaattttaaagaaaggAGAAGATTGAGTGATGAGAAAAAGAGCAGAATGgtaagaagagaagaaaagctAGCATACACTAAAAAGGTTAGAGTCGCAAATACTGAAAGAGCATAACAGTTTGAGGAAATAGTTCACACTTTACAAGGGGTTTAGGCATAGCTACGCTGACTTcgaaattcatttattttagttgTGAATTAACATCTACTATTGATTATGGACTCTATGAGCTCATTAATCTTCTTCATGCTTACATGAggtaattcatattttataagattgcttaatttaaattatcttatGAAATTATTAGTTGGAGAAAATGGGTTTGGGCCAGAGGTGGGTTGATTGGATCCAGTTCAATATTTGAACAACTAGGTTTTCTGTCTTGGTTAATGGTTCACCTTTTAGGTTTCTTTTAGAGCCCAAGGGGATCCTTTACCCCCTTATTTGTTTGTGCTCATGATGGAGAccctcaatatttttttaagaaagttaGGAGCGGCACTTCATTTCAGGATTCAAGGTAGGAGGCAGAAGAAGAGAGAGTGTGGAGATTTCTCACCTCTTATTTGCAGATGATAACCTACTATTTTGTGATCCTTACTCATACCAATTGATTTACTTAAGTTGGGTCCTGTTTTAATTTGAAGCTTCTTCAgggttgaaaattaatttagataagAGTGAGTTGATTCTTGTGAGAGAGGTCCCTAATGTTGAGGAGCTTGCCTTATTATAGGGTTGCAAGGTGGGGAAGCTTCTAACCACTTGTTTAGGCTTGCTTTTGGGTGCTCCATGTGGGATGTGGTTAAGGAGAGGTTCCATAGAAGGTTAgccctttggaaaagacaatacctCTCAAAGGGTAGTAGACTTACTTTGTTTAAAAGTACACTTTGCAGCTTGGCTATCTATTTTATGTCTCTTCTTGTCATGCCTAAAATGTTGGCTTTAAGACTgcaaaaaattcaacaaaacttCTTGTTGGGGGGAGGAGCCCTCAAGAAAACACATCATCTAGAGAAGTGGTCTTCCATGTGCAAAGATAAGAAGTTGGGAGGGCTACGTATTAAGGTTTTGTCCTCTCTTAATAAAGTCTTGCTTGGAAAATGGCGTTGGAGATTTGCTTTGGAAAGGGAGTTCCTTTGGAGACGGGTTATAGTGGGAAAGTTTGGGGAAGAACCTAGAGGATGGTGCTCTCTTGCAAGGAGGGAGGGTTATGGTGTTGGCTTGTGGAAGGTGATAAGAGGAGGTTGGGAAGCCTTTAAGGTTAGCACAAGTTTTATAGTTAGCAATGgaagaagaacaaaattttgGCATGATGTTTGGTGTGGGGATGCTCCTTTAAAGGACCCTTTTCTGTCTTGTTTCTCTTTTGCTTCTAATAAAGAGGTTTAGGTGGTGAATGCTTGAGAGGTCGTTAGTGGGCAGGCTGTGTGAGACCCAGGTTTCATGAGACACTTTCAAGATTGGGAACTACATATCATTTGGGAGTTACTTTGGAGGCTTCCAATGCTTGGGAAGTGTAGTGAGGATGATGATAAGCTGATTTGGAAGGTTAGCAAGAGTTGGAACTTCttggtgaaatttttttattcttctttaaaGTTGGATAGAGGAATTTCTTTTTCCCTCGAAGGTAGTGTGGGGCTCTTAGGCGCCTTTGAAAGTAggttttttttgcttgagaGGCTGTTTGGGAAAATTTTTTGAACTTAGATCACCTTAAGAGAAGAGATTGGGTGTTAGCTAACCATTGTTGTTTATGTATGAGTTCAGAACAATCAATGAATCACTTGCTAATCCATTGTGGAAATGCAAGGGATCTTTGACATTTATTGTTTTCTCTCTTTGGCTTTTCTTGGGTCCTCCCTTTTTCTATGAAAGATTTGCTAGAGGGATGGTATGGACATTTTGTTggccaaaattgaaaatagatttGAAGAACAGCCCCTCTTTGCTTGTTTTGGATTCTTTGGCAAGAGAGGAATCGAAGATACTTTGATGGAGTTCAACACTCAGATCAAACATTAAAGGATTCTCTTATTTGTATCCGTTTTCATTGGACTCGCCAATATATTCAAGATGGTCATGTTTCcttgttatattttattgattggttgtgTTAGTTAATGAGAGGGTGTTTTGTGTGCTTGTTTGAGGtgtttctgtttttattttggcATCCTTCGTTTACCTCCTATGTACTTGGCATGTGCCTCCCTCTCTTTGATTGATGTCTTTTATATAGTCTTGTTTgcctacccaaaaaaaaaaaaaaaatcaatagaagcAGAAATAGCAAGTGACCCAGATTGATTAAAGAGGACACCCAAAAAATTGGCTTTTCATCTTTATTTGTCATTCAAATGCAGCATAAAAACTTGTTCTAAAGTGACCTACCTAATCCGTCGCGGTCCATCTTAGCAGGCTTTTGACACCTGATCCACAGCTAAGGGTACTTTGGAAGTCCTCCAGATGCATGTGTCCTATGAACCTATATAAATGCTACCATTTGGCTTCTTCAGTATGACTGTATATTTTAAATAGCAGTGTATTTAGGGTTTCCACACAGGACTCTTTTCCACTAGTTACACACCTACAGCACATATTTGTATAGGTGTTAATATTGTAATCTATGCATAAAAAGATATGTAGAGctcttatttaaaaagaaatattttttaatcattataaaaGTTCTCTGCTAAGAGGTAACATGTTTCCATCTTCATTATTGGTTGAACCAAATATTTCAATTAGGAACaagaaaaatcatttcttaaaCATCTAATTGGGTTTTAACTGTCTGaagtaaaatttattactttgaaaaaaatacaTTGCTAGacatttttctttccctctaaATCCTCTCTTACTATTTTTTGTATGGACTAAAATGACAGTGCTTTTGTTTTTCCCCTAATTCCTCTCTGGTCAGGCCAGGGTAACAACTCTGAGAGAAATGTTGTCTTGGGGCCAATAATTGGTGGTCCATTTACTCTAATTGATGCGAAGCATCAGCTGGTCACTGAGCAGGACCTTCTAGGGAACTGGGTCCTACTCTACTTTGGTTGTACTTCATCTCCTGATGTTGGGCCAGAGCAAGTTCAGATGATGGCTAAAGCAATAGATTTCTTAGGTTGGTACATTTCTATGAGCCAAATCTATTATGTCCAGCTGTTTTCCTCGCATAATTACTGACGTTCTGTATTTTACTTGAAACAAGAATCAAAACAAAATGTTAGGGTTCTACCAGTATTTATCACCATAGATCCTCAGCGTGATTCCCCTTCACAACTTCAAGCTTATCTTAAAGGTCAGTCTCCCCCACCCCTTTTTTCTGCTAAAAGATATACACAGGAAATGGTAATTTTTTGCTATAGTTTTagttacaatatttttttagttaaccTTATCATATACTTATTTGAAAGGACTGCAGAATTTGACTCAAGAATAGTAGGATTAACCGGACCTGATGCTGCCATCAGACAGATGGCACAGGAATACCGAGTGTATTTTAGGAAGGTTGAAGAGGATGGGGATGATTATCTTGTTGAATCTTCTCACAACATGTAAGCCCTACTACTTTTACTTTCCCTTTTTTGGTTTGCACTGAGTGGAAATAAGAGGATTTTTGTAACTCATTTGAAAACAAACAGGTATTTGATGAACCCAAACATGGAGGTTGTGAGATGCTTTGGTGTAGAGTACAATGCAGAGGAGTTGTTACAAGAAATACTCAAGGAAGTGAAGAGAAGCATAACGCAATAGCTCCACACCATCCATCATCAGCACAATCATCATCTCCTTCAGGGTAATGGAAACTTCATACATGGGCTGTGATtctctaattttgtttttcataaacATTGGGGAAATGTTAATAAGTGGTTTTAAGCAGTGGCtttattcaaatttgaattcCACACTTGACCAAGCACTGGTCCGGcactttgatttgcattgagTTTAAACCCCCTAATTGATTGGAAAGAACATGGGAAGCTCCATGAAAGTGGTGATACTGGAAATCtcatcttcaattatttttgaaaatttccttcCACGTGCTTTTCTGATTAAACATAAATGAGAAACCACCATATATCTGAAGGGTCCTTTGCCAAATTCTCTACTGCCTTAAATCTTTATTTGTTCTGCTGCCTTGCTAAAAAAACTTTTCTGATGAATATACTTGTTGTGAACCCAATTTTCCTCTGTAATTTTTGCCAAGTTGAGATCAAATGAGTACAGTACTCATGGAATGAAGCACGTTTTTGACTAAGTTTTTCTCTCAGTTTGCAAAGCAGATAATTTCTATGTGGTATTGGGTCTTACAATGCTGCTACAGGGCATTGGATCATGCGATGGATGCTCACTTCTTCTTCCAGTTTCCACTGCTACATGAATGTTAAAAAGTCCAAGTCAAAAgcttaaaaacctataaaaggACGTTTTCTCTTTTCGATTTCATTCTGATTTTATCATCTTTCGGTGCTGATATGACAAACCGGCACGAGCCAACTTAAATTTTTCCTagtttaattttctcaattataGGTCAGAAGCTACATCTCCCAAAAATGCCTTTGCACGATTTTTGTTGCCATCAAAGCATCCGATTGTACGGCAAAAGTTTGCATCAATAAGTTTCATATTTCAGTCCGTTCAAGGCTAAATTTGAGACTTGGACAAATAATCGAATTAGTATTgcagtgattttaagaaatacttttaatatttgaaaacaattcttataaaaagttttaagtattagaaatgtttctTATTATCGTTATCAAATATATTCCTAGTCTTTTGCTTGATGATAGTCTTGAACAGCCTCAATCGTCCAGCATAGCAAACGAGTTGTTACTATTCATTGTGTTCGGGGAAAAGGGCCAAAAACTCCCCTTTCCGCCCCTTCCATCGACAATCCGACCGTATGAATCGAAAGAGGACATCCGGTTATATGATGGTGCACCCTTTACTCGACCCATTCGCCCGTCTCCGGAGGATACCAAAATAAGAGGTTAGAGGCAGAGAAGAAAAGGATATGGCCTAGTGGGTAGGTGTAAAGGCATACCCCATTCGTGGCTGGTGGGGTTATATCATACGTGGGGCGGTCATACTCAACTACGTGATCTCCTCTTCCTCCCATTTCTCAGGGCGTGTATGCCTGTATATCGGCTGTAAAAGGAAATTGAATAACTGAAACTTCAAACCGAAAATGATGGGTTTATGGTAGAAATACCTACCTTTTCTTTCTAATAGTCTAGAGATCCTCATTTCTTCCAGGACCGGCTCTCAAGGTGCCCCTTTCCCACCCCACAAAAATCAGTAGAAACGATTCCCAAAAAAGcctaaaaaaagggaaagagaaaaaaatgccAACGTACATTCTAATAGAAACCATGGTCATCCTTCTCTGCAACTTCTCTCTCTCCATACCATCTCATTTAATCTATCTAACGGAAAGAGGGACGAGAAAAGAGAGTTTATTCCTTGGCAGCTACTCCACGATGTTGTGAGACCTGCCAAGGAAGCCATAAGATCAAGTGGTTGTTTCGTCTTTCTCTCCTTTCTTTCTCcctctctccttttcttttccttttcccagCATGGGTTCTTTGAGTTTGTCTATCAGCGTGGGTTTGATCGTCTCTCTTGGTTTGTTGCTTTCAACTTGATCAAGTTTCCATGGAAAATCTTTTGCCATTGATCCATGGTATTTGATTTTCACTCTCACCCATCATTTTCTTCTAAAAGTTTCCGTTTCCACCAGCTAGCCAACACTTTTCTCCATGAGAGCTTAGAAAGTAGAAAGATATCATTCCCTTTCCATCTCAGCACTGTCAGAAAGAATTTAGCGGAAGGGGTTACAGAGCGATGACGGAAATGGTAGACACGTCGCCAAATAAGAGTTCGGGCTGTGGCTTGCTGAATGCAGTTTTTGGACGGCGAACTTTCTGGTTGAGAAGAGCAACCTCTACAGGCTCACTGCCCTCGATGAACAGCATTAATATCAGCAGGGTCTCGGGCACTACCAGTTCAAAGAGGCGACGAGGCAGCAGCTCCGATGAAACCTCCTTTCTCAACCAATCTAATTCGTCAGAAGCGGCATCAGGACTAGGTGATAAACCCATCATCAGACCTTCCCCAAGTCATACCAAGACCCCGCCAatatataatcaaaatcaaGGAAGAAGAAGTGATGAAGCAATCATGCAACCATCGTTGCGCTCAGGTGCAATGAAAATGTCACAGAGGGAGGCTTACGTTAACCAGGGAAGAAGGGTACCAAGGGAAGCAATTGGCATATCGGGGGAGCTGGAAGCCATGATCGCTGATCACCAGAGTTCAAAGGGAAACAGCTCATTGGTTCGAGCTTCCTCCAGCAATGTCATGCTGTTTAGCAATTTAGGTAACTTGAGGCAACCCGGTACAGGCAATTTCACTTCAAATAATGTGCAGGATTATCTTCCAAAAGCTGCAAGAGAAGAGACTTCCATGCCTAATGGGAAATACTCGAGTAGCCAAATGGGGAATGTAGTGAAGAAACCCAATGGAGAGAAAGAACCTCCCTCATCCCTCTGCCGAGCTCTCTCAACTAGAATGGATCCTGAGACATTAAAGATTATGGGTAATGAAGATTACAAGAATGGAAGATTTGCAGAAGCCTTGGCCTTATATGATGCAGCAATCTCTATTGACCCAAACAAGGCTTCATACAGAAGCAACAAGAGTGCAGCATTGACTGCCCTTGGTAGGCTCCTGGAAGCAGTTTTCGAGTGCAGAGAAGCCCTTAGGATCGAACCTTATTATCATAGAGCACATCAACGATTGGGAAACCTCTATCTCAGGTAAGGATACTGCCAACCACTAGATTCTTAGACTTGTACCAATAATCGCCCAGAATCTAACCTGAAGACAATGCTTAACAGTTTTATGTTcttgcatatattttttttccagcTTGTGATTCATatgtttgtattttatatttgtgtcTGCAGATTAGGAGAAGCAGAAAAAGCCATATATCACTTCAAACATGCAGGACCGGAATCTGATCCTGAGGACATGGCCAAGGCTCATTCTCTTCAGGCCCATCTCAGCAAGTGCACCGAGGCTAGGAGGCTAAGAGATTGGAACACTCTAGTCAAAGAAGCAGGCTACACCATATCTGCAGGGGCAGATTCAGCACCACAGGTCAGCCATCAATTTATTAGATTTTAGTCCTTTCCTATATCTAGAATTGGGCTTATTTATGTCGATCAGGCCATGGGTATACATTCACTGACCTGGgttctgtttggttgttgtcATCATCCAATAAAGATATATACTTTGCAAGCGGAGGCCTTGTTGAAGCTCCACAGGCACCAAGAAGCGGATGCTGTATTGGCAGCATCTCCCTATTTCAGTGTGGACGACTGCACTAAATTCTTTGGCCCCTACGGTAATGCTAATCTATTAATGATAAGAGCCCAGGTGGATTTGGCTGCAGGCAGGTTAGTGTTATTGGACCGACATCATTCATTCTCATATTATAAGGTCATGTTTTGCTGGGCAATCCTAATTGAGGGTTTTTACATGGATTCGCTATGGGTGGACAGATTGGACGATGCTTTTGAAGCAGCTCAAAAAGCAGCTCGCCTTGACTCCAATAATAAAGAGGTGGGCATAGTGGTTAGGAGGACTAGAGGGGTGATCGCAGCTCGAGCAAAGGGAAACGATCTCTTCAAAGCATCTAGATTCTCCGAGGCATGTACTGCATATGGAGAGGGTCTGGATCATGATCCCTTTAACTCAGTGTTGTTATGTAACCGAGCCACATGTCGGTCCAAGCTTGGTCAATTCGAGAAAGCAGTGGAGGACTGCACAGCGGCTCTCAGTGTTCGCCCCTCTTACAGCAAAGCCAGGCTAAGAAGAGCTGATTGCAATGCTAAGGTGAAAACTCTCTCCAATGTCACTCCCATGAGTGAAGAAATTAATACTATTATAATGGATggaattaactttaaattatcctGATATTGTTGTCTGGATATTACTATCAGTTGGGGAGATGGGAAGCTTCAATACAAGATTATGAGGTGTTGATGAGAGAAACCCCAGAAGATGAGGAAGTGGGCAAGGCCATGTTTGAGGCCCAGGTACAGCTCAAGAAACAACGTGGGGAAGATGTGAGGGACATGAAATATACTAGTGGCTCCAAAGTGGTCCACATTTCCAGCCACGAACGTTTCAAAGACTTTGCCACTTCACCTGGTAACTACACTTGTTCGCATGTCTAGAAAACACATCTGGAAATTTTTTCCAACAAGGTCGTTGCCTGAGTTGATTTTGTTAATTGCAGGTGTCTCTGTGGCCCTTTTTTGTAGTGGGGAGGGGAACAAACAAGTGATACAGTTTATGGAACAACTCTGTAAGAGATACCCATCAGTCAACTTCCTCAAGGTCTCTTTTCCTATTAAAATCACTCTAAAGAAAATATCTTCATTACACACTTCAGATAATATTGTTGTCATCAAGTAACACAAAAAATTTTCCCAATTCAAATAGAGTATTATCATCACCATTATTAGTTCTCATGCAGAGTACACTATTTTAATTTGCCAGGTCATAGTTGTAATCTTATAATCAATGACAGGTTGAGGTTGAAGAGCACCCTAACATAGCAAGATCTGAAGGCGTCAACTCATTGCCAGCatttaaaatatacaagaaTGGCTCAAGGGTCAAAGAAATTTCAGGAGACAACCTTGATTTGTTAGAGAGCACAGTCAAATCCTATAACAcctgaagaaaaagaaaagaagaaaaaggagagaaCGGTGGAAACCAATAGTAGGTTCCTCATCCCCTCTGTACCATAATGCCAGAAATAAAGTGGGTAGTAACAGACATGAGATCAACCATTGCAGTGGCGTGGATAGCGGGCCTCAAAAGGGAACATGCAGCGGAAGGTTACAAAGGAGAGGCCCAATGAATTAAATCAGAGATGTTAAAGGGGATAGGCAATATATGTTTGGAAATAGTAGTTGCTCAAATGACTTTTATATAGATGTGTGTACCTTTTCGTGGATTTAAAAGGGGGATGTTACTTACTCCTTTGTCTACTGTATATTTTTTGTGCCCACTTGTCCAGCAAAGAATGCAGATTTGAAGTGGTAGACTTGGTGGAGAGGGGCCTACTCATTATAAGGGTTTTAGATTTGAGTGGCTCACAGCTAGGcaaattgttgatttttgtgAGTAGTTTTACAGGGAAAATGATTTCTCCAAGTTTGTTCCATCTTTGGCTGCATTCTTTGTTTCTTCAAAAACCATGATTAACAACAAGAAGAATTTTGGTCTTTCGGCTTTTACTTTTGATTGAGAATTGAGGAATTCAAAAGGCAAGTTGAAacactaaaatattatttcttttcaaatgagagaaaaaaaagtgaaaataaagatgtttgaatacataaaaattttgtgaaagcgTGGGACATTTGCCAGTCATGAGAAAGGATACATGAAAAGGAGATAAATTTACATGTGTTGAATTCACATCAAATTGATTattcattttgataattacaacattttgatttttccatcAATGATTTCATACATCATATGATATTACATACATCGTAAGTGATATCTAAATGACTCTCTTGTGTGAAGACAATCTCAATTATGTCTAGCTAATAGTTTCTATTCATATAAGCATCTACCATAAAAACTAAgtgtatatataaaatatgatagtaAGTTCAAATGAACTTTTAAGTGCATAAGATCCCAACTTTGTTCATAAGctaaattcaatttattaaattaatgtttGTTTCTTGATTCCATTGTCTTTCCCCTTCTCTTAATTGAAAAATACATCTTTCATCATATCCCAGACCATCATTTTCTCTTTAAGTAATAAAATGTTTCAATCACAGGCAAACATTGCTTTTACCGCATCAAGTTTGAACCTATTACCCAAAGACAAATCTGGATTCTTTGTTTGTGACCACACTTAGCACAACACTCAATCATGATAATTCTCTCATATAAAAATCTCAAGTATTGCTTGATATTCAAGGCCAAGACATAGGAGGCTACTTGTTTGGCATAAAGTCATGTCCACCAAAATTTTTGAGTCTCAagatgaagagaaaaataatattagaaatatcAATCTTAAGTTTGAGCAATGAACAGAGAAGATTGCTTACTGTTGAGTTAGTTGCTTTCATCTTTGTCGAATGTGATTATAAGTCAAGTTGTTTGATGCACTACTTCATATGAAGTATGGATGACTTTGGAGCATTTGTTTACCTTAAGATCAAAGGTAAAATTACTACAAGTAAAGTTACAATTGCAATTATTGAGAAAAGGATATATGACCATGATTGATCATTTTGCttgttaaaatgaaaaatattacatatCACTATACAATGGAAAATATGTTATTGTTGCAAGACCTTACATCTCATATATGGTTAGCAAATTAAGTCAATTCGTGCAAAGTCTAATGGAAATCTACTAGAAAGCTTGTAAAAGGGTATTACACTATTTGAAAGGAATAATCACTCATGGTTTGCATTTTCTGCCAACAAATCTTTAAATCTTATGAGATTCACAAATATCGATTGGGCTACTTGTTTGAACGGTAGAAGATCAATTAGTAGCTATTATATATATCTAGTAGGTAATCTTATCTCctaaaattcaaagaaatagaGTGTTGTTACTCCGTTTAGCACATAATCAAAATATTGAGTTTTAACTCGAGTAACAACTAAGTTAATTTGACTTAAGTAGTTAGTAACATGGTTGGGACTTCAATTAAGGATTAGAGCAATTATTTAGTGTGATAACTAGGGTATAGCTTCACTAGTTGCTAATCTTGTTTATCATGCTATAACTAAGCATATCGAAATTGATATGCATTTTTTCGTAATAAAGTATTTCAAAAGGAGTTAGATATTCAATTTGTACCTTTAGTTGATCAAGTAgcatatttatttacaaaatcacTTTCAATCACTCAATTCTTAAAGCTCAAGGCTAAACTCAAGGTGAATGAATCTCTCTTTTGTTTGAGGGGTCGTGTGAAGACAATCTTATTGGAGCCTAACTAATAGTAATTTCCACCATGTAAGCACTTCTAGAAGCTTCCACTATATTAGCACTTCTTAAAGCTTCATTTAGTTAGAAATCTATTAATGGATCAATAACTTTTGTTCGACCAGTTCATCAAAACTAAGTGTATCTATAGAGATATGATAGTAagttaaatttagttttttagaacaataatttgtttaaaaacacaaaatatttttaattattttttatattttcaaatatttttaaaaacaatatttatttgtatgtatattttcaataattcttcATATTGATATGTgtattctttttcaaaaaaataactttaaaaaacaagtgaaaacaataaacagtaattaaaatatgtctaaaatatcctattttcaaaataatttcttaaaaattggtttttataagaagaagaaaagaaaaaataccaaacacatttttaaCTCCAAACAAGTCCTACATCTTCCTATTTTGTATTCTTGGCTGACACCAACATAATATGCTTCTTAAAAGAGAAGCCTCTTTACTCACATGAACTGTCTATGacaa
Above is a genomic segment from Vitis riparia cultivar Riparia Gloire de Montpellier isolate 1030 chromosome 7, EGFV_Vit.rip_1.0, whole genome shotgun sequence containing:
- the LOC117917911 gene encoding TPR repeat-containing thioredoxin TTL1, producing MTEMVDTSPNKSSGCGLLNAVFGRRTFWLRRATSTGSLPSMNSINISRVSGTTSSKRRRGSSSDETSFLNQSNSSEAASGLGDKPIIRPSPSHTKTPPIYNQNQGRRSDEAIMQPSLRSGAMKMSQREAYVNQGRRVPREAIGISGELEAMIADHQSSKGNSSLVRASSSNVMLFSNLGNLRQPGTGNFTSNNVQDYLPKAAREETSMPNGKYSSSQMGNVVKKPNGEKEPPSSLCRALSTRMDPETLKIMGNEDYKNGRFAEALALYDAAISIDPNKASYRSNKSAALTALGRLLEAVFECREALRIEPYYHRAHQRLGNLYLRLGEAEKAIYHFKHAGPESDPEDMAKAHSLQAHLSKCTEARRLRDWNTLVKEAGYTISAGADSAPQIYTLQAEALLKLHRHQEADAVLAASPYFSVDDCTKFFGPYGNANLLMIRAQVDLAAGRLDDAFEAAQKAARLDSNNKEVGIVVRRTRGVIAARAKGNDLFKASRFSEACTAYGEGLDHDPFNSVLLCNRATCRSKLGQFEKAVEDCTAALSVRPSYSKARLRRADCNAKLGRWEASIQDYEVLMRETPEDEEVGKAMFEAQVQLKKQRGEDVRDMKYTSGSKVVHISSHERFKDFATSPGVSVALFCSGEGNKQVIQFMEQLCKRYPSVNFLKVEVEEHPNIARSEGVNSLPAFKIYKNGSRVKEISGDNLDLLESTVKSYNT
- the LOC117919044 gene encoding protein SCO1 homolog 2, mitochondrial; protein product: MSLSRFVLSASKKCSIEALNPLRRFGRRFQSRSYSRSSWYGNGRPAIHTPVPVKTQGSQSWSAFIIPAAGLLGIAGGALFIHYNDERRVVLKGQGNNSERNVVLGPIIGGPFTLIDAKHQLVTEQDLLGNWVLLYFGCTSSPDVGPEQVQMMAKAIDFLESKQNVRVLPVFITIDPQRDSPSQLQAYLKEFDSRIVGLTGPDAAIRQMAQEYRVYFRKVEEDGDDYLVESSHNMYLMNPNMEVVRCFGVEYNAEELLQEILKEVKRSITQ